From the bacterium genome, one window contains:
- a CDS encoding riboflavin synthase, with translation MFTGIIKKISQIEKVEKKGVNVGVSIKKPDGFEFPLGSSVAINGVCSTVVENKNSHFSVLYMPETLKKTTVSFWKEKDVVNLEQSLSANELLDGHIVTGHVDTKGEISSRQDGKKGCILKILFPPEFSKFIAPKGSVAVDGVSLTVVDSTKETFTVALVPYTLLHTNLGKKREKDKVNIETDILAKYLARLIGISQ, from the coding sequence ATGTTTACCGGAATAATTAAAAAAATCAGCCAAATAGAAAAAGTTGAAAAAAAGGGGGTTAACGTCGGTGTATCCATAAAAAAACCCGACGGGTTTGAGTTTCCTCTTGGTTCCAGCGTGGCAATAAACGGCGTCTGTTCCACTGTTGTGGAAAACAAAAACAGCCATTTCTCTGTTTTGTATATGCCGGAGACATTAAAAAAGACGACCGTTTCTTTCTGGAAAGAAAAAGATGTTGTAAATTTGGAACAAAGTTTATCGGCAAACGAGCTTTTAGACGGTCATATTGTAACAGGACACGTGGACACCAAGGGCGAGATATCAAGCAGGCAAGACGGAAAGAAGGGCTGTATCTTAAAAATTTTGTTTCCGCCTGAATTTTCTAAATTCATAGCGCCCAAGGGCTCGGTTGCCGTTGACGGTGTAAGTTTGACGGTAGTTGATTCCACTAAAGAAACCTTTACGGTGGCGCTTGTTCCTTATACTCTTCTACACACGAATCTTGGAAAGAAAAGAGAGAAAGACAAGGTTAACATAGAAACGGATATTTTAGCCAAATATTTGGCGCGATTAATAGGAATAAGCCAATGA
- the aspS gene encoding aspartate--tRNA(Asn) ligase, which yields MKRTYISELKSKVGEEAIIMGWVDVRRDHGKLTFIDIRDASGKVQCVTLPNHKEAHTTASTVRSEWVISIKGKVNKRPDKMVNPEEENGDIELEALEISVLSEAKELPFEKDTDINIDTYLDYLPLTLRSAKVSAIFKVQAEIVRSFREFLTKENFVEFQAPKLIGEDAEGGANSFNVEYFKHTAHLAQSPQLYKQIMVGVFERVFTIGNVFRAEKHSTTRHLNEYTSLDIEMGFIKDHTDVMKMETEILKHVVKNLKQNCQKYFDLLKAEIPEVPDEIPAMKLREAQELIKKETGKDKTREPDLEPEDERWLSEWSKKEHGSDFIFITHFPTEKRPFYTYRDENDKGYTKGGDLIFRGVEITTLAQRIHDYDSLVSSMTERGLDPEKFSFYLQAFKYGMPPHGGFGMGLERLTQKLLNLTNVKEATLFPRDINRIDNLLSK from the coding sequence ATGAAAAGGACGTATATTTCAGAACTAAAATCCAAAGTGGGAGAAGAAGCCATTATAATGGGCTGGGTAGACGTTCGTCGCGACCACGGCAAACTTACATTTATAGACATAAGAGACGCTTCCGGAAAAGTCCAATGCGTGACTTTGCCCAATCACAAAGAGGCCCATACGACCGCCAGTACGGTACGCTCCGAATGGGTGATTTCCATAAAAGGCAAAGTGAACAAAAGACCGGATAAAATGGTTAATCCGGAAGAAGAAAACGGAGATATTGAACTGGAAGCTCTTGAGATTTCCGTTCTTAGCGAGGCCAAGGAGTTGCCGTTTGAGAAAGACACCGACATAAACATTGACACTTATCTTGACTATCTGCCATTAACTTTGCGTTCGGCAAAAGTTTCCGCGATTTTCAAGGTCCAAGCGGAGATTGTCAGGTCTTTCCGTGAATTTCTAACCAAAGAAAATTTTGTTGAATTTCAAGCGCCTAAACTCATCGGAGAAGATGCCGAGGGAGGAGCCAACTCTTTCAACGTTGAATACTTTAAGCATACCGCCCACTTGGCGCAAAGTCCCCAACTGTACAAACAAATAATGGTTGGCGTTTTTGAGCGTGTATTCACCATAGGAAATGTTTTTCGGGCTGAAAAACACTCAACGACCAGACACTTGAACGAGTACACTTCGCTTGATATAGAAATGGGCTTCATAAAAGACCACACGGACGTTATGAAAATGGAAACGGAAATTTTGAAGCACGTTGTTAAAAACTTAAAACAGAATTGTCAAAAATATTTTGACTTGTTAAAAGCGGAGATACCCGAGGTGCCGGACGAAATTCCCGCCATGAAATTAAGAGAAGCCCAAGAGCTCATAAAAAAAGAAACTGGTAAAGATAAGACCCGAGAACCCGACCTTGAACCGGAAGACGAGAGGTGGCTTTCCGAATGGAGTAAAAAAGAGCACGGCTCCGACTTTATTTTCATTACTCATTTTCCAACCGAAAAACGACCGTTTTACACATACAGGGATGAAAACGACAAGGGATACACTAAAGGAGGAGACCTTATTTTCCGCGGTGTAGAGATAACCACTTTAGCGCAACGTATTCACGATTACGACTCTCTCGTGTCCTCCATGACGGAAAGAGGACTGGACCCGGAAAAGTTTTCTTTTTATCTTCAGGCGTTTAAATACGGCATGCCTCCCCATGGCGGATTCGGTATGGGACTGGAACGTCTAACCCAGAAATTATTGAACCTTACGAATGTAAAAGAAGCGACATTATTCCCGCGCGATATAAACCGGATTGACAACTTATTGTCCAAATAG
- a CDS encoding PspC domain-containing protein, whose product MSKRLYRSESNRVFAGICGGFGEYSGVDPVLIRLIWLLVVIFTGFAPGVLAYVIAIFIVPAEPRQKKEE is encoded by the coding sequence ATGAGCAAACGACTTTATAGAAGCGAGAGTAACAGGGTTTTTGCCGGCATCTGCGGGGGCTTCGGAGAATATAGCGGAGTTGATCCGGTATTAATCCGCCTCATCTGGCTTTTGGTTGTAATATTTACGGGATTCGCGCCGGGGGTTTTGGCTTACGTAATTGCCATATTCATAGTCCCCGCTGAACCGCGTCAAAAAAAGGAAGAGTGA
- a CDS encoding HAD-IB family phosphatase has protein sequence MNTKKVAIFDVDGTIFRSSLLIETVETLIEEGVFPPESRAVYEKEKIRWLERKGDYESYIMAVVEAFLKHIKGIHYADFKRAINLMILKHKDRTYKYTKNLIAKLKRQRYYLLAISQSPKAVLDPFCKRLGFDKVYGRIYEIGPTDRFTGKITDEHLIGNKANIVKRVVEKEGLTLSNSVGVGDTEGDISFLEMVARPICFNPNHILYKHAKRNGWKVVVERKDVVYEI, from the coding sequence ATGAATACCAAAAAAGTGGCGATATTTGACGTTGACGGCACCATTTTTCGTTCCTCTCTGCTTATTGAAACAGTTGAGACACTTATAGAAGAAGGTGTTTTTCCTCCTGAATCTCGGGCTGTGTACGAGAAAGAAAAAATCCGTTGGCTTGAACGAAAAGGCGATTACGAATCATACATAATGGCCGTGGTGGAGGCCTTTTTGAAGCACATAAAGGGCATTCACTATGCTGATTTTAAACGCGCCATAAATTTAATGATACTTAAGCACAAAGACCGCACTTACAAATATACAAAGAATCTTATCGCGAAGCTAAAACGGCAAAGATATTATCTTCTGGCGATTTCACAATCGCCCAAGGCCGTTTTAGACCCGTTTTGCAAGCGTTTGGGTTTTGACAAAGTCTACGGACGTATTTACGAGATAGGCCCAACAGACAGATTTACAGGCAAAATCACCGATGAACACTTGATAGGCAATAAAGCCAATATAGTAAAAAGAGTGGTTGAAAAAGAGGGCCTGACTCTTTCCAATTCGGTCGGTGTCGGCGATACGGAAGGAGATATTTCATTTTTGGAAATGGTCGCAAGACCAATTTGTTTCAATCCGAACCATATTCTTTACAAGCACGCTAAAAGAAACGGTTGGAAGGTGGTAGTGGAAAGAAAAGATGTCGTATATGAGATATAA
- the ribH gene encoding 6,7-dimethyl-8-ribityllumazine synthase, with translation MIRKKVKEQKISGDWGSVRVGVIVATFNSDITDNLLKGAIQELEDAGVMNENIKVLRVPGSLEIPLACKFLAKAKYDCLVALGCVIKGETDHYYYVSGESYRKVMDISIEYSTAIGFGIITADNLKQAKARSSDKYNIGRHAAKASLEMARIKEEGKY, from the coding sequence ATGATAAGGAAAAAAGTCAAAGAACAAAAAATTTCCGGTGACTGGGGCAGTGTCAGGGTCGGTGTCATTGTCGCTACCTTTAACTCTGATATTACGGACAATCTGCTTAAGGGGGCGATTCAAGAACTGGAAGATGCCGGAGTGATGAACGAAAATATCAAGGTTTTGCGCGTGCCCGGTTCGCTTGAAATTCCCCTTGCCTGTAAATTTTTGGCAAAGGCAAAGTACGATTGTTTGGTAGCTCTCGGCTGTGTCATAAAGGGCGAAACAGACCATTATTATTACGTCTCGGGTGAATCGTATCGCAAAGTTATGGATATATCCATTGAATATTCCACTGCCATAGGGTTTGGAATTATAACCGCGGACAATTTAAAGCAAGCCAAGGCGCGGTCTTCAGACAAGTACAATATCGGCAGACACGCGGCTAAGGCCTCTCTTGAAATGGCAAGAATAAAAGAAGAGGGAAAGTATTGA
- a CDS encoding glycoside hydrolase family 3 N-terminal domain-containing protein, with amino-acid sequence MSSRNIFFAVFASVFVLVAGIFFFMAAGSVYSPEKDTKEQEDIVKNNSFDEVSEIVSTLSLEEKIGQMFFLGIWSKDGNDKLVQLVDEGRVGGVLIMGPNVGTYDETKELISRIHDAGKKLSGLPVFVAVDQEGGIVSRLRFEGFELTAQSDIKSETQAKEVAMERARDLTGLGINLNFSPVVEHISDADSFLYKRTFRASKEETGRFSSAMVEGYQKEGIVAVPKHFPGHKDDSVDSHKLLPVAQIRQEDFLDYLEPFLRVLEENDVSMMMTAHVLFPLVDGEFPATLSEKIINEILRNEIGYDGVVITDDMEMKAIQDGFGLENSALSAIKAGNDILLYVSVPERQERVFNAVLEAVKSGDISESRIDESVKRIVKLKLELLKEKETGQRGVI; translated from the coding sequence ATGAGTTCAAGAAACATTTTTTTCGCCGTTTTTGCGTCTGTTTTCGTTCTGGTTGCCGGCATATTCTTTTTTATGGCAGCGGGTTCTGTTTACTCGCCCGAGAAAGACACGAAAGAGCAGGAAGATATAGTGAAGAACAACTCTTTTGACGAGGTTTCTGAAATTGTCTCTACATTGTCTCTTGAGGAAAAAATCGGCCAGATGTTTTTCTTGGGAATATGGAGTAAAGATGGAAATGACAAATTGGTTCAACTTGTGGACGAAGGCAGAGTGGGAGGGGTTCTCATCATGGGGCCAAATGTCGGAACATACGATGAGACCAAGGAACTCATTTCTCGCATACACGACGCGGGAAAAAAACTTTCAGGTTTGCCCGTTTTTGTGGCTGTTGACCAGGAAGGGGGAATAGTTTCCCGTTTGCGTTTTGAAGGTTTTGAACTTACGGCCCAGTCGGATATAAAGTCGGAAACTCAAGCGAAGGAAGTGGCGATGGAGAGGGCTCGGGATTTAACAGGGCTTGGAATAAACTTGAATTTTTCTCCCGTTGTTGAACATATTTCTGATGCCGATTCTTTTCTTTATAAAAGAACTTTTCGGGCGAGCAAGGAAGAGACCGGCCGGTTTTCAAGCGCGATGGTGGAGGGCTACCAAAAAGAGGGAATAGTGGCGGTTCCGAAGCATTTTCCGGGCCACAAAGACGACTCTGTTGACTCTCATAAACTTTTACCTGTCGCGCAAATACGGCAAGAGGACTTTTTGGACTATCTGGAACCGTTTTTGAGGGTGCTTGAAGAAAATGACGTTAGCATGATGATGACGGCGCATGTATTGTTTCCTCTCGTTGACGGCGAATTTCCGGCTACTTTGTCTGAAAAAATAATAAATGAGATTTTAAGAAATGAAATCGGATATGACGGCGTTGTTATAACCGACGATATGGAGATGAAAGCCATTCAAGACGGTTTCGGCCTTGAAAATTCCGCCTTGTCGGCCATAAAAGCCGGTAACGACATTCTTCTTTATGTCAGCGTGCCGGAAAGACAGGAGAGGGTCTTCAACGCCGTTCTTGAAGCGGTAAAAAGCGGAGATATTTCGGAATCGCGCATAGATGAGAGTGTCAAAAGAATTGTTAAGTTAAAACTGGAGCTGTTAAAAGAAAAAGAGACGGGACAACGAGGCGTAATCTGA
- a CDS encoding cation transporter: MNTETYKVKGMHCASCASIIERTVKKIDGVESIVVNNGTENAKISFDANKTNPEDFNKKLEPLGYSLVASRVNDMKNMSASEMGMSENEHAAHLGINQSKQEKLAEIKDMKIKVLSAIPIAIFSAFVMGWEILAQYGVVSGMSFTVEEFFHHILPLMATYILFVVGKPYLLGFY; the protein is encoded by the coding sequence ATGAACACCGAAACTTACAAAGTAAAGGGAATGCACTGCGCCTCATGCGCTTCCATTATTGAGCGAACCGTTAAAAAAATAGACGGTGTGGAAAGTATCGTGGTTAATAACGGCACTGAAAACGCAAAAATTTCTTTTGACGCAAATAAAACAAATCCTGAAGATTTTAACAAAAAACTGGAGCCACTCGGATATTCGCTTGTGGCCTCGCGAGTTAATGATATGAAGAATATGTCTGCAAGCGAAATGGGTATGAGTGAAAACGAACACGCGGCTCATCTTGGGATTAATCAATCTAAACAAGAAAAACTTGCCGAGATCAAGGACATGAAAATAAAAGTATTGTCGGCCATTCCTATCGCCATCTTTAGCGCTTTTGTGATGGGCTGGGAAATTTTGGCTCAATACGGTGTCGTTTCAGGAATGAGTTTTACAGTTGAAGAGTTTTTTCATCATATTTTGCCATTGATGGCCACCTACATTCTTTTTGTGGTCGGCAAACCGTACCTGCTCGGCTTTTAC
- a CDS encoding RNA polymerase sigma factor yields the protein MGREDNNNEEKKESLEDDFTAAYDAYADAIFRYCFFKWKNREKAKDMTQETFIRAWKMIASGKEIQNIRALLYRIAHNLIIDEWRKNKKDVSLEVLTDEGFQAADGPSLSPEDKFLYREAIQAVESLPEDYRTVLLMRYVDDLPVKDIADALSESENSVSVRIHRGLKKLKSLMK from the coding sequence ATGGGAAGAGAAGACAATAACAATGAAGAAAAAAAAGAGTCGCTGGAAGACGATTTCACAGCCGCTTACGACGCCTATGCCGACGCGATTTTCAGGTATTGTTTTTTTAAATGGAAAAACAGGGAAAAAGCCAAAGACATGACGCAGGAAACATTTATCCGCGCTTGGAAAATGATTGCTTCAGGAAAAGAAATTCAGAATATTCGCGCCCTTTTGTACAGAATCGCGCATAATCTGATAATTGACGAATGGAGGAAAAACAAAAAAGACGTTTCTCTGGAGGTTCTAACCGATGAAGGTTTTCAGGCGGCGGATGGCCCTTCTTTATCTCCGGAAGATAAATTTCTATACCGAGAGGCAATCCAAGCCGTGGAGAGTTTACCCGAGGACTACAGAACCGTGCTTCTTATGCGTTATGTTGACGATTTGCCCGTGAAAGATATCGCCGACGCGCTTTCAGAGTCGGAAAATTCCGTTTCAGTCAGAATTCATAGAGGGTTGAAAAAGCTCAAGAGTTTGATGAAATAG
- a CDS encoding PD-(D/E)XK nuclease family protein has protein sequence MAEDKYKAVWVSHSSIGDFLKCPRLYYLRNVYKDPKTGRKIGVVNPFLSLGLAVHEVLEGLSEFKAPERFKQPLLENFEKAWGKVSGIKGGFQSLEEEMQAKERGVAMIERVKKNPGLLEEKTVRLKPSKNNMPPNFFLSSEDNIILCGKIDWLVYAPKDDSVKILDFKTGKNEEKDDSLQLPIYFLLLNALQKRKVSGAYYWYVDRDDAPKEVALPDLEKSRQSVLEIAKKIKEAREKNELGCPRAGCFACEPFEKIIRGEAKHVGVGEYQDLYLV, from the coding sequence ATGGCTGAAGACAAATACAAAGCCGTTTGGGTTTCCCACTCGTCAATCGGGGACTTTTTGAAATGCCCCCGTTTGTATTATTTGCGAAACGTTTACAAAGACCCGAAAACCGGCAGAAAAATCGGAGTGGTAAACCCGTTTCTTTCTTTGGGACTTGCGGTGCACGAGGTACTGGAAGGGCTCTCTGAATTTAAAGCGCCGGAGCGTTTCAAACAGCCCCTTTTGGAAAATTTTGAAAAGGCATGGGGCAAGGTTTCGGGCATTAAAGGCGGTTTTCAGAGTTTGGAAGAAGAGATGCAGGCCAAAGAGCGAGGGGTAGCCATGATAGAGAGAGTCAAGAAAAATCCCGGTCTTCTTGAAGAAAAAACCGTGCGCCTTAAGCCGAGCAAAAACAACATGCCGCCCAACTTCTTTTTATCAAGCGAGGACAATATAATTTTGTGTGGAAAGATTGACTGGCTGGTTTACGCGCCAAAGGACGACAGTGTAAAAATTCTTGATTTCAAAACGGGTAAAAATGAAGAAAAAGATGACTCTCTACAACTGCCCATTTATTTCCTACTGCTCAATGCTCTGCAAAAAAGAAAAGTCAGTGGCGCGTATTATTGGTACGTGGACAGAGATGACGCGCCAAAAGAGGTCGCGCTTCCGGATTTGGAAAAAAGCAGGCAAAGCGTTTTGGAAATCGCTAAAAAAATAAAAGAGGCGCGCGAAAAAAATGAACTTGGTTGTCCGCGCGCGGGATGTTTTGCCTGCGAGCCGTTTGAAAAGATTATCCGTGGCGAAGCAAAACACGTCGGGGTCGGTGAATATCAAGATTTGTATTTGGTGTAG
- a CDS encoding Glu/Leu/Phe/Val dehydrogenase: MTKNTPFENYKARIVKTVKILGLSEERASAFLEADAIIEKDIEVNLSSGRKVFKAYRVQWNNARGPYKGGIRFHPDADLDEVKTLAAAMALKTAVVSIPLGGSKGGVVFNPKEYDSSDIQKISRAFIKAMVENVGTHKDIPAPDVYTSSEIMGYMLDEYEKIKGRSEPGMITGKPLSLGGSLGRDTATAQGGVYVLEESVKKWELSPKNLKVAIQGFGNAGMHVAVILHKLGYTITGLSDSKGALLSPLGLDPLAVKKVKEEGKPIDALYCEGSVCDSERLNKDQVKVGTNEDLLESPCDILIPAALDNVINAENAERVKAKIILELANGPITPEADEILHKKGVNIVPDILANAGGVTVSYFEWLQNMSRFYWTEEEVKARLKPLMTKAFDDVFKYSRDKSITMRDASYCLAVLRIDEAMRARGK, from the coding sequence ATGACCAAAAACACACCGTTTGAAAATTATAAGGCCAGAATTGTGAAGACCGTCAAAATTTTGGGGTTGTCGGAAGAAAGAGCGTCTGCTTTTTTGGAGGCGGACGCCATTATAGAAAAAGACATAGAAGTCAACTTGTCTTCCGGCCGAAAAGTTTTCAAGGCCTACAGAGTTCAGTGGAACAACGCCAGAGGGCCGTATAAGGGGGGAATACGTTTTCACCCTGATGCCGATTTGGACGAAGTCAAGACATTGGCGGCCGCCATGGCTTTAAAGACGGCGGTGGTTTCTATTCCCCTTGGCGGATCCAAAGGAGGAGTGGTTTTTAATCCAAAAGAATATGACTCTTCGGACATTCAAAAAATTTCCAGAGCATTTATAAAAGCAATGGTTGAAAATGTCGGTACTCACAAAGATATTCCGGCGCCCGATGTTTATACCTCTTCAGAAATAATGGGATACATGCTGGATGAATACGAAAAGATAAAAGGCAGAAGCGAACCGGGTATGATAACCGGAAAACCGCTGTCTTTGGGAGGTTCTTTGGGCAGAGATACGGCAACCGCCCAAGGAGGAGTTTACGTCTTGGAAGAATCGGTAAAGAAATGGGAACTTTCCCCAAAAAATCTGAAAGTGGCCATTCAAGGTTTTGGCAACGCCGGAATGCACGTGGCGGTAATTCTGCATAAACTCGGCTATACGATAACGGGACTTTCTGACAGCAAAGGAGCGCTCCTTAGTCCTTTGGGTTTGGACCCTCTCGCCGTCAAGAAAGTCAAAGAAGAGGGAAAGCCGATTGACGCTCTTTATTGCGAAGGAAGCGTGTGCGATAGTGAAAGATTAAACAAAGACCAAGTCAAAGTCGGAACCAACGAAGACCTTTTGGAAAGTCCTTGCGATATTTTGATACCGGCCGCTTTAGATAACGTCATAAACGCCGAAAATGCCGAACGGGTCAAAGCCAAAATTATTTTAGAGCTCGCCAACGGCCCCATAACACCGGAAGCGGATGAAATTCTCCATAAAAAAGGCGTTAATATAGTGCCGGATATTCTTGCCAATGCCGGCGGTGTGACAGTATCGTATTTTGAATGGCTTCAAAACATGAGCCGGTTTTATTGGACAGAGGAAGAGGTTAAAGCTCGCCTGAAGCCCTTAATGACAAAGGCCTTTGACGACGTGTTTAAATATTCGCGGGATAAAAGCATCACCATGAGAGACGCCTCCTATTGTCTGGCTGTTTTGAGGATTGACGAGGCCATGCGAGCCAGGGGAAAATAA
- a CDS encoding metal-sensitive transcriptional regulator, whose product MKYMDDKSKAKVIRRLKLLEGQVRGLQKMVENDIYCINVITQTSAIKQGLSNVEDLLLENHLGHCVFRQVQSGQTKKAKEEIIKVYKLKRK is encoded by the coding sequence ATGAAATACATGGACGATAAAAGCAAGGCGAAAGTCATCCGCCGACTCAAGCTTCTTGAGGGGCAAGTACGCGGGCTCCAAAAAATGGTAGAAAACGATATCTACTGTATCAATGTCATTACCCAGACATCAGCAATAAAACAGGGCTTGTCTAACGTAGAAGACCTACTCCTTGAAAATCACCTTGGTCATTGTGTTTTTCGTCAAGTGCAATCCGGTCAAACAAAAAAGGCAAAAGAAGAAATTATCAAGGTGTACAAACTCAAGAGAAAATAG
- a CDS encoding tetratricopeptide repeat protein has protein sequence MSSQASVQNDVSEIKEKTKDLLKRLGLAVLVSIEEMEGHLSQYEKMHESPLFLGLLTRAIESGREKTIEELVSLLGSWKNFIPQKDLCGLSPAEYDKKYPKGPEELSIMADLLDAFGDDIRKLSPEENNEIDKKLRLFEDNFLKLVPVRQPFPVKDKMLSNREIILEERRHLKHPEDRRQRVRLFLFADSLGANIGQEIERLDEQYLKAMDELITMQTNPNKRNFKKTAVAFVSMKEIEPYMKCRKDSFRFYLNMGNAAFLTQQTEEAICCYKKALVIRPNYKEARETLKRIESFLSCE, from the coding sequence ATGTCTTCTCAAGCTTCAGTCCAAAACGATGTTTCAGAGATCAAAGAAAAAACCAAAGACCTGCTAAAACGGTTAGGGCTTGCTGTCTTGGTAAGCATAGAAGAGATGGAGGGTCACCTGTCTCAGTATGAAAAAATGCATGAATCGCCCCTTTTTCTGGGACTTTTGACTCGAGCCATAGAATCAGGAAGAGAAAAAACAATAGAGGAACTTGTGTCGCTTCTTGGCAGTTGGAAAAACTTTATTCCTCAAAAAGACCTCTGTGGCCTTTCGCCGGCCGAATACGATAAAAAATATCCCAAGGGTCCGGAGGAACTTTCCATAATGGCCGACCTTCTGGACGCGTTTGGAGACGACATACGCAAACTTAGCCCCGAAGAAAATAACGAAATAGATAAAAAACTTCGCTTATTTGAAGACAACTTCTTAAAACTGGTTCCCGTCCGTCAGCCGTTTCCGGTAAAAGACAAGATGCTCTCGAATAGGGAAATAATTCTTGAAGAAAGACGCCATCTCAAACACCCCGAAGACCGAAGACAGCGAGTCAGGTTGTTTCTATTTGCGGACAGTTTGGGCGCGAACATCGGACAAGAAATAGAACGACTTGACGAACAATACCTGAAAGCCATGGACGAGCTCATCACAATGCAAACAAATCCGAACAAAAGAAATTTCAAAAAAACGGCCGTGGCTTTCGTGTCCATGAAAGAGATAGAGCCGTACATGAAGTGTCGCAAGGACTCTTTCAGGTTCTATCTGAATATGGGCAATGCCGCTTTTCTCACTCAACAAACGGAGGAAGCGATATGTTGCTATAAAAAAGCTCTTGTTATCCGCCCCAACTACAAAGAAGCGCGGGAAACCTTAAAAAGAATTGAAAGTTTTTTGTCCTGCGAATAG
- a CDS encoding DUF5667 domain-containing protein, translating into MGKTSEKLKKAIGNMRLTSVEKADMKACVLKYVRENPVVYYENKKTPLPAGELFAIFISRKVFGLLATVVLVVAGVSVAAREALPGNALYPVKIGLNEKMLQTFAFSDFAKARLDASLAEKRLIEAEALSSKGELKTEVREHLTIRFEVFADRAIENISRLEEKDKIEEAIEISGKFEATLNAHGDILAKISGLEKTPESQKESVEVAPVALSLRVGEEEVSASSSEQNLPEEPSLATSMETVETATFMMSADMSASTTVSGLQIEAKEEEKSGIVSKVSETFVKVSERRAALEARFTSENLSKEAAEKKVKAAKEVLRELEEYLNRQEKTLSASAKEKISEIFSLSKEAYEESARLLGEGQYSVSFEEASRSIRLSEEGKIIFQARDRVSKNTVEKGDLLDELPKEKNTAGAGGLSETDFSI; encoded by the coding sequence ATGGGAAAGACAAGTGAAAAATTAAAAAAAGCAATCGGAAACATGAGGTTGACTTCCGTTGAAAAAGCAGACATGAAGGCCTGCGTTTTAAAATATGTCCGCGAAAATCCGGTTGTCTATTACGAGAATAAAAAAACGCCGTTGCCCGCCGGAGAATTGTTTGCCATTTTCATCTCAAGAAAAGTTTTCGGACTTTTGGCTACTGTTGTTTTGGTCGTGGCCGGAGTGTCGGTCGCCGCCCGAGAGGCCTTGCCTGGAAACGCTCTTTATCCGGTAAAGATAGGTTTGAATGAAAAAATGCTCCAAACTTTCGCCTTTTCTGATTTTGCCAAGGCCCGGCTTGACGCTTCATTGGCGGAAAAGCGTCTGATAGAGGCGGAAGCCCTAAGCTCCAAAGGGGAGCTTAAAACCGAAGTCAGAGAACATTTGACAATCCGCTTTGAGGTTTTTGCCGACAGAGCAATTGAAAATATCTCACGTCTTGAAGAAAAAGATAAAATTGAAGAAGCCATTGAGATAAGCGGTAAATTTGAGGCCACCTTAAACGCTCATGGCGATATTCTGGCGAAGATTTCCGGTTTGGAAAAGACACCTGAAAGCCAAAAAGAAAGCGTGGAAGTGGCGCCTGTCGCGCTTTCTCTTAGAGTGGGCGAAGAGGAAGTTTCCGCGAGCTCTTCGGAACAAAATCTGCCGGAAGAGCCGAGTTTGGCTACATCAATGGAAACGGTAGAAACTGCCACTTTTATGATGAGCGCGGATATGTCCGCTTCAACAACTGTTTCCGGTTTGCAAATAGAAGCCAAGGAAGAAGAAAAGAGCGGTATTGTTTCCAAAGTGTCCGAGACGTTTGTTAAGGTGTCGGAAAGAAGGGCGGCTCTTGAAGCGCGTTTTACTTCCGAAAATTTATCAAAAGAAGCGGCGGAAAAAAAAGTAAAGGCGGCTAAAGAGGTTTTAAGGGAACTTGAAGAGTATCTAAACAGACAGGAAAAAACACTTTCAGCGTCGGCGAAAGAGAAAATATCAGAAATCTTTTCTCTTTCAAAAGAGGCCTATGAAGAGTCGGCGCGACTTCTGGGCGAGGGGCAATACTCTGTGTCGTTTGAAGAAGCAAGCAGGTCTATACGGCTGTCTGAAGAAGGGAAAATAATCTTTCAGGCAAGAGACCGTGTCTCCAAAAATACGGTAGAGAAAGGAGATTTGTTGGATGAGTTGCCGAAGGAAAAAAACACGGCGGGAGCGGGCGGACTTTCGGAAACGGACTTTTCGATATAA
- a CDS encoding riboflavin kinase, with translation MKIEGKVLRGKGEGRMIGFPTANVKIDGQVKPGIYAGKAEVGGAKYDAALYIGPEKDMLEAHILGFSGDLYGKEIQVFVGQKIREVAPYENEEQMRELINKDVKKVKEVGN, from the coding sequence ATGAAAATTGAAGGCAAGGTTTTGCGTGGCAAGGGAGAGGGGAGAATGATTGGTTTTCCGACTGCCAATGTGAAAATTGACGGCCAAGTTAAGCCGGGTATTTACGCCGGCAAAGCGGAAGTCGGAGGCGCCAAATACGACGCTGCCCTTTACATTGGCCCGGAAAAAGATATGCTGGAGGCACACATTTTGGGTTTTTCCGGTGACTTATATGGAAAAGAAATACAGGTTTTTGTAGGTCAAAAGATAAGAGAAGTCGCGCCATACGAAAACGAAGAACAGATGCGGGAGCTTATAAATAAGGATGTGAAGAAGGTAAAAGAAGTCGGAAATTGA